From Clavelina lepadiformis chromosome 9, kaClaLepa1.1, whole genome shotgun sequence, the proteins below share one genomic window:
- the LOC143471314 gene encoding uncharacterized protein LOC143471314 isoform X3 encodes MDQMVAGNPRKIRQFAASEILCNIRGSLLGRGGFGTVRLGHHQVLVRLAIKCQHLQGSLVDMRQAKKDLLKEVEMMLLAAHKHVIRIEGLIDEEDWVGVVMEHMSAGSLADLIFNKELKTIPLPLLLRMSYQTADAITNLHKMFKDLRIAHGDLKPQNILLSSDLHCKVADFGGAALSHHTRTATARPDKTGEGSQFTLLFTAPERLDPNCNRLTTSMDVYSFGVILYMMIVRKYPGIRNEMIFRMTGKFQGVSFQQKLINDIKDRLKRDKDEQGVRIISLLESIMTKCVDKEPSKRPAMIEIRDQLHQLLATIKPSTIMLNIVSVLEHVTITDDILDEGASKPISHVVLGVDESTSKRSRKTKSSLESTTTSSATSTSSTLVGAIKGVAGLKVSDPLTTSKNQSGYEIIQSKMRSMRDMISNENFDRALDICEELTTAMKSTSLTEDDAINTGDDIINLVSDLRKHKVSLTLLQLLKCGCDLKEKIINPLKKLELMKKFALKSYAIVQSTPRGSDLALTASNEIIPRMNEFLQSISSTRCDDIKLVTTTQVHCWKAIGLCHCQVQKFKEAIEVNQLAITTLESKLGEGCRKLQVYSLCCHNAGLYYEFNNQPDESETFYTKAFQAKQDVENYPSKERKMKMIHFTINNLCNLYQDHPTMTKTKGNDVYKFLQKQKDLSG; translated from the exons ATGGACCAG ATGGTAGCAGGCAACCCGAGAAAAATTCGACAATTTGCGGCTTCTGAAATCTTGTGCAACATCAGAGGAAGCTTGTTGGGCCGGGGAGGTTTTGGAACTGTCCGGTTGGGACACCACCAAGTGTTGGTAAGACTGGCTATAAAATGTCAACATCTGCAGGGATCATTGGTTGATATGAGACAAGCAAAGAAAga TTTGTTAAAAGAAGTTGAAATGATGTTGCTGGCTGCTCACAAACACGTCATCCGCATCGAGGGATTGATTGATGAGGAGGATTGGGTTGGAGTTGTCATGGAGCACATGTCAGCCGGGTCACTTGCTGACTTGATCTTCAACAAAGAGCTGAAAACTATTCCTCTTCCTCTCTTGCTCCGGATGTCATACCAGACGGCTGATGCCATCACCAACCTCCACAAGATGTTCAAGGATCTCAGGATCGCTCATGGAGACTTGAAGCCCCAGAACATTCTTCTTAGCTCGGATCTTCATTGCAAAGTGGCAGACTTCGGTGGAGCCGCTTTATCTCATCACACCAGGACAGCGACAGCGAGACCGGATAAAACAGGAGAAGGGAGCCAGTTCACTCTTCTATTTACTGCTCCGGAGAGGTTGGATCCAAATTGCAACCGGCTCACAACATCCATGGATGTCTACAGCTTCGGAGTGATCCTTTACATGATGATCGTTAGAAAGTATCCTGGGATCAGGAATGAAATGATTTTCAGGATGACTGGGAAGTTTCAAGGCGTGTCCTTCCAACAAAAACTAATCAACGACATCAAGGATAGATTGAAGCGAGATAAGGATGAGCAAGGTGTTCGGATCATTTCTCTCCTGGAGAGCATCATGACCAAGTGTGTGGACAAGGAACCTTCGAAACGACCAGCAATGATCGAGATACGTGACCAACTTCACCAACTACTGGCAACCATCAAACCATCCACCATCATGCTCAATATAGTAAGTGTACTCGAACACGTGACCATCACCGATGACATACTTGATGAGGGAGCCAGCAAACCAATAAGTCACGTGGTATTAGGAGTAGATG AATCTACATCAAAAAGATCgagaaaaacaaaatcttcCTTGGAAAGCACGACAACCAGTTCCGCAA CTTCTACAAGTTCAACACTAGTTGGCGCAATAAAAGGAGTAGCGGGGTTAAAAGTTTCGGATCCGCTCACAACGAGTAAAAACCAATCAG GTTATGAGATTATTCAAAGCAAGATGAGATCGATGCGTGacatgatttcaaatgaaaactttgacCGAGCACTCGACATTTGTGAAGAGCTGACCACCGCGATGAAATCCACTTCCTTAACCGAAGATGACGCAATCAACACCGGAGATGACATCATCAATCTGGTGTCGGATTTGCGCAAACACAAAGTGTCGTTGACATTACTTCAACTTCTCAAATGTGGCTGTgacttgaaagaaaaaatcatCAACCCGCTTAAAAAACTTGAGCTTATGAAAAAGTTTGCGTTGAAAAGTTACGCCATTGTACAAAGCACACCACGTGGATCTGATCTAGCACTAACAGCGTCCAATGAAATCATTCCACGCATGAATGAGTTTCTTCAATCGATATCGTCAACGAGATGCGATGACATCAAACTCGTCACAACAACGCAAGTTCATTGTTGGAAAGCGATCGGATTATGCCATTGTCAAGTTCAAAAATTCAAGGAAGCAATCGAAGTTAACCAGCTCGCCATAACCACCTTGGAATCGAAGCTGGGCGAAGGATGCAGAAAATTGCAAGTCTACTCATTATGTTGTCACAATGCAG GTCTTTATTACGAATTCAACAATCAACCTGATGAATCTGAAACATTTTATACCAAAGCATTTCAAGCAAAGCAGGATGTGGAAAATTACCCCAGCAAGGAACGGAAGATGAAAATGATTCACTTCACAATTAACa ATTTGTGCAACTTGTACCAAGATCATCCAACCATGACCAAAACGAAAGGAAATGACGTTTacaaatttcttcaaaaacaaaaGGACCTG
- the LOC143471078 gene encoding uncharacterized protein LOC143471078 isoform X1: protein MDQMVAGNPRKIRQFAASEILCNIRGSLLGRGGFGTVRLGHHQVLGRLAIKCQHLQGSLVEMRQAKKELLKEVKMMLLAAHKHVIRIEGLINEEDWIGVVMEHMSAGSLSDLIFNEELETIPLPLLLRMSYETADAITYLHKMLKDLRIAHGDLKPQNILLNSDLHCKVADFGGAALSHHTRTATARPDRTGEGNQFTLLFTAPERLDRNCERLTTSMDVYSFGVILYMMIVRKYPGIRNEILFRMTGKFQGVSFQQKLINDIKDRLKRGKDEQGVRIISLLESIMTKCVDKEPSKRPAMIEIRDQLHQLLATIKPSTIMLNIASVLEHVTITDDTLDEGASKPISHVILGVDESTSKTSRKTKSSLESFTTSSTTSTSSTLVGAIKGVAGLKVSDPLTTSKNQSGYEIIQSKIRSMRDMISNENFDRALAICEELTTAMKSSSITGDDAINTGDDIINLVSDLRKHKVSLQLLQLFKCGCYLKEKIINPRKKLELMKKIAVESYVIVQSTSCGSDLAQTASNEIIPRMNEFLQSISSTRCDDVKLVTTTQVHCWKAIGLCHYHVQKYKEAIEVNKLAITILESKLGEGCRKLEVYSICCNNAGAYYEFNNQPDDSETFYIKAFQAEQKVEDYPSEEWRMKMIHFTIDNVCNLYQNHSTMTKTKGNDVYKFLQKQLHLTGFPHFKNKFLTLRLMILLSLDDDVKFICNSLATMATDITPSPGECNNMCIRLKQTAELLFSKNDENSAMTLIRCGMKLSEFIPDADDELYRLRDFADAMAKQASKLTSLSPSHLVTIAGGFIPLCEEIIEKIKRSKNVDQQIKDKWLSLTLNHTSHCYLTIKLYDKALQLANQAMDILPLDIGQHQNLRDKFKGEMYYCIGVSNYNLEKFNSAKNALSEAIKLLKNWSGQNDRLKEARRYLEKINNL, encoded by the exons ATGGACCAG ATGGTAGCAGGTAACCCGAGAAAAATTCGACAATTTGCGGCTTCTGAAATCTTGTGCAATATCAGGGGAAGCTTGCTGGGTCGGGGAGGTTTTGGAACTGTTCGGTTGGGACACCACCAAGTGTTGGGAAGACTGGCTATAAAATGTCAACATCTGCAGGGATCATTGGTTGAGATGAGACAAGCAAAGAAAga ATTGTTAAAAGAAGTTAAAATGATGTTGCTGGCTGCTCACAAACACGTCATTCGCATCGAGGGATTGATTAATGAGGAGGATTGGATTGGAGTTGTCATGGAGCACATGTCAGCCGGATCACTTTCTGACTTGATCTTCAACGAAGAGCTGGAAACTATTCCTCTTCCTCTCTTACTCCGCATGTCATACGAGACGGCTGATGCCATCACTTACCTCCACAAGATGCTCAAGGATCTCAGGATCGCTCATGGAGACTTGAAGCCCCAGAACATTTTACTTAACTCGGACCTTCATTGTAAAGTGGCAGACTTTGGTGGAGCCGCTTTATCTCATCACACCAGAACAGCTACAGCGAGACCAGATAGAACAGGAGAAGGGAATCAGTTCACTCTTCTATTTACTGCTCCGGAGAGGTTGGATCGAAATTGCGAGCGACTCACAACATCCATGGATGTCTACAGCTTCGGAGTTATCCTCTACATGATGATCGTTAGAAAGTATCCTGGGATCAGAAATGAAATCCTTTTCAGGATGACTGGGAAGTTTCAAGGCGTGTCCTTCCAACAAAAACTAATCAACGACATCAAGGATAGACTGAAGCGGGGTAAGGATGAGCAAGGTGTTCGGATCATTTCTCTCCTGGAGAGCATCATGACCAAGTGTGTGGACAAGGAACCTTCGAAACGACCAGCAATGATCGAGATACGTGACCAACTTCACCAACTGCTGGCAACCATCAAACCATCTACCATCATGCTCAATATAGCAAGTGTACTCGAACACGTGACCATCACCGATGACACACTTGATGAGGGAGCCAGCAAACCAATAAGTCACGTGATATTAGGAGTAGATG AATCTACATCAAAAACATCgagaaaaacaaaatcttcCTTGGAAAGCTTCACAACCAGTTCCACAA CTTCTACAAGTTCAACACTAGTTGGCGCAATAAAAGGAGTAGCGGGGTTAAAAGTTTCGGATCCGCTCACAACGAGTAAAAACCAATCAG GTTATGAGATTATTCAAAGCAAGATCAGATCGATGCGTGacatgatttcaaatgaaaactttgacCGAGCACTCGCCATTTGTGAAGAGCTGACCACCGCGATGAAATCGAGTTCCATAACCGGAGATGACGCAATCAACACCGGAGATGACATCATCAATCTGGTTTCGGATTTGCGCAAACACAAAGTATCGTTGCAATTACTTCAACTTTTCAAATGTGGCTGTtacttgaaagaaaaaatcatCAACCCGCGTAAAAAACTTGAACTTATGAAAAAGATTGCGGTGGAAAGTTACGTCATTGTACAAAGCACATCATGTGGTTCTGATCTAGCACAAACAGCGTCCAATGAAATCATTCCACGCATGAATGAGTTTCTTCAATCGATATCGTCAACGAGATGCGATGACGTTAAACTCGTCACAACGACGCAAGTTCATTGTTGGAAAGCGATCGGATTATGCCATTATCATGTTCAAAAATACAAGGAAGCAATCGAAGTGAACAAGCTCGCTATAACTATCTTGGAATCGAAGCTGGGCGAAGGATGCAGAAAATTGGAAGTCTACTCAATATGCTGCAACAATGCAG GTGCTTATTACGAATTCAACAACCAGCCTGATGACtctgaaacattttatatCAAAGCATTTCAGGCCGAGCAGAAAGTGGAAGATTACCCCAGCGAGGAATGGAGGATGAAAATGATTCACTTCACAATTGaca ATGTTTGCAACTTGTACCAAAATCATTCAACCATGACCAAAACGAAAGGAAATGACGTTTACAAATTCttacaaaaacaactacaCCTGACGGGATTTCCCCACTTTAAGAACAAATTCTTAACCTTACGTTTGATGATTCTTCTCAGTCTGGATGATGACGTCAAGTTTATTTGCAATAGTCTCGCAACCATGGCAACGGATATAACACCGTCACCTGGTGAATGCAATAACATGTGCATTAGACTCAAACAAACAGCTGAGCTCTTATTTTCGAAGAATGATGAGAATTCAGCGATGACATTGATAAGATGTGGGATGAAGCTGAGTGAATTCATTCCCGATGCAGATGATGAACTTTATAGACTTCGAGATTTTGCAGATGCTATGGCAAAGCAAGCCAGCAAGCTCACATCTCTCTCTCCATCTCATCTTGTCACCATTGCAGGCGGATTCATTCCACTGTGTGAGGAGATcattgaaaagataaaaagatCTAAAAACGTCGACCAACAAATCAAGGACAAATGGTTAAGTTTAACATTGAACCACACCAGCCATTGTTACCTCACAATCAAGCTTTATGACAAAGCCCTGCAATTGGCCAACCAAGCCATGGATATCTTACCATTGGACATCGGCCAACATCAAAACCTTCGAGACAAGTTTAAAGGCGAGATGTATTATTGCATCGGTGTTTCCAACTACAATTTGGAGAAATTTAATTCAGCTAAAAATGCTCTTTCTGAAGCGATCAAATTGTTAAAGAACTGGTCTGGACAAAATGATCGATTAAAAGAAGCTCGTCGATATTTGGAGAAAATAAATAATCTTTAA
- the LOC143471078 gene encoding uncharacterized protein LOC143471078 isoform X2 — translation MDQVTGNPRKIRQFAASEILCNIRGSLLGRGGFGTVRLGHHQVLGRLAIKCQHLQGSLVEMRQAKKELLKEVKMMLLAAHKHVIRIEGLINEEDWIGVVMEHMSAGSLSDLIFNEELETIPLPLLLRMSYETADAITYLHKMLKDLRIAHGDLKPQNILLNSDLHCKVADFGGAALSHHTRTATARPDRTGEGNQFTLLFTAPERLDRNCERLTTSMDVYSFGVILYMMIVRKYPGIRNEILFRMTGKFQGVSFQQKLINDIKDRLKRGKDEQGVRIISLLESIMTKCVDKEPSKRPAMIEIRDQLHQLLATIKPSTIMLNIASVLEHVTITDDTLDEGASKPISHVILGVDESTSKTSRKTKSSLESFTTSSTTSTSSTLVGAIKGVAGLKVSDPLTTSKNQSGYEIIQSKIRSMRDMISNENFDRALAICEELTTAMKSSSITGDDAINTGDDIINLVSDLRKHKVSLQLLQLFKCGCYLKEKIINPRKKLELMKKIAVESYVIVQSTSCGSDLAQTASNEIIPRMNEFLQSISSTRCDDVKLVTTTQVHCWKAIGLCHYHVQKYKEAIEVNKLAITILESKLGEGCRKLEVYSICCNNAGAYYEFNNQPDDSETFYIKAFQAEQKVEDYPSEEWRMKMIHFTIDNVCNLYQNHSTMTKTKGNDVYKFLQKQLHLTGFPHFKNKFLTLRLMILLSLDDDVKFICNSLATMATDITPSPGECNNMCIRLKQTAELLFSKNDENSAMTLIRCGMKLSEFIPDADDELYRLRDFADAMAKQASKLTSLSPSHLVTIAGGFIPLCEEIIEKIKRSKNVDQQIKDKWLSLTLNHTSHCYLTIKLYDKALQLANQAMDILPLDIGQHQNLRDKFKGEMYYCIGVSNYNLEKFNSAKNALSEAIKLLKNWSGQNDRLKEARRYLEKINNL, via the exons ATGGACCAGGTAA CAGGTAACCCGAGAAAAATTCGACAATTTGCGGCTTCTGAAATCTTGTGCAATATCAGGGGAAGCTTGCTGGGTCGGGGAGGTTTTGGAACTGTTCGGTTGGGACACCACCAAGTGTTGGGAAGACTGGCTATAAAATGTCAACATCTGCAGGGATCATTGGTTGAGATGAGACAAGCAAAGAAAga ATTGTTAAAAGAAGTTAAAATGATGTTGCTGGCTGCTCACAAACACGTCATTCGCATCGAGGGATTGATTAATGAGGAGGATTGGATTGGAGTTGTCATGGAGCACATGTCAGCCGGATCACTTTCTGACTTGATCTTCAACGAAGAGCTGGAAACTATTCCTCTTCCTCTCTTACTCCGCATGTCATACGAGACGGCTGATGCCATCACTTACCTCCACAAGATGCTCAAGGATCTCAGGATCGCTCATGGAGACTTGAAGCCCCAGAACATTTTACTTAACTCGGACCTTCATTGTAAAGTGGCAGACTTTGGTGGAGCCGCTTTATCTCATCACACCAGAACAGCTACAGCGAGACCAGATAGAACAGGAGAAGGGAATCAGTTCACTCTTCTATTTACTGCTCCGGAGAGGTTGGATCGAAATTGCGAGCGACTCACAACATCCATGGATGTCTACAGCTTCGGAGTTATCCTCTACATGATGATCGTTAGAAAGTATCCTGGGATCAGAAATGAAATCCTTTTCAGGATGACTGGGAAGTTTCAAGGCGTGTCCTTCCAACAAAAACTAATCAACGACATCAAGGATAGACTGAAGCGGGGTAAGGATGAGCAAGGTGTTCGGATCATTTCTCTCCTGGAGAGCATCATGACCAAGTGTGTGGACAAGGAACCTTCGAAACGACCAGCAATGATCGAGATACGTGACCAACTTCACCAACTGCTGGCAACCATCAAACCATCTACCATCATGCTCAATATAGCAAGTGTACTCGAACACGTGACCATCACCGATGACACACTTGATGAGGGAGCCAGCAAACCAATAAGTCACGTGATATTAGGAGTAGATG AATCTACATCAAAAACATCgagaaaaacaaaatcttcCTTGGAAAGCTTCACAACCAGTTCCACAA CTTCTACAAGTTCAACACTAGTTGGCGCAATAAAAGGAGTAGCGGGGTTAAAAGTTTCGGATCCGCTCACAACGAGTAAAAACCAATCAG GTTATGAGATTATTCAAAGCAAGATCAGATCGATGCGTGacatgatttcaaatgaaaactttgacCGAGCACTCGCCATTTGTGAAGAGCTGACCACCGCGATGAAATCGAGTTCCATAACCGGAGATGACGCAATCAACACCGGAGATGACATCATCAATCTGGTTTCGGATTTGCGCAAACACAAAGTATCGTTGCAATTACTTCAACTTTTCAAATGTGGCTGTtacttgaaagaaaaaatcatCAACCCGCGTAAAAAACTTGAACTTATGAAAAAGATTGCGGTGGAAAGTTACGTCATTGTACAAAGCACATCATGTGGTTCTGATCTAGCACAAACAGCGTCCAATGAAATCATTCCACGCATGAATGAGTTTCTTCAATCGATATCGTCAACGAGATGCGATGACGTTAAACTCGTCACAACGACGCAAGTTCATTGTTGGAAAGCGATCGGATTATGCCATTATCATGTTCAAAAATACAAGGAAGCAATCGAAGTGAACAAGCTCGCTATAACTATCTTGGAATCGAAGCTGGGCGAAGGATGCAGAAAATTGGAAGTCTACTCAATATGCTGCAACAATGCAG GTGCTTATTACGAATTCAACAACCAGCCTGATGACtctgaaacattttatatCAAAGCATTTCAGGCCGAGCAGAAAGTGGAAGATTACCCCAGCGAGGAATGGAGGATGAAAATGATTCACTTCACAATTGaca ATGTTTGCAACTTGTACCAAAATCATTCAACCATGACCAAAACGAAAGGAAATGACGTTTACAAATTCttacaaaaacaactacaCCTGACGGGATTTCCCCACTTTAAGAACAAATTCTTAACCTTACGTTTGATGATTCTTCTCAGTCTGGATGATGACGTCAAGTTTATTTGCAATAGTCTCGCAACCATGGCAACGGATATAACACCGTCACCTGGTGAATGCAATAACATGTGCATTAGACTCAAACAAACAGCTGAGCTCTTATTTTCGAAGAATGATGAGAATTCAGCGATGACATTGATAAGATGTGGGATGAAGCTGAGTGAATTCATTCCCGATGCAGATGATGAACTTTATAGACTTCGAGATTTTGCAGATGCTATGGCAAAGCAAGCCAGCAAGCTCACATCTCTCTCTCCATCTCATCTTGTCACCATTGCAGGCGGATTCATTCCACTGTGTGAGGAGATcattgaaaagataaaaagatCTAAAAACGTCGACCAACAAATCAAGGACAAATGGTTAAGTTTAACATTGAACCACACCAGCCATTGTTACCTCACAATCAAGCTTTATGACAAAGCCCTGCAATTGGCCAACCAAGCCATGGATATCTTACCATTGGACATCGGCCAACATCAAAACCTTCGAGACAAGTTTAAAGGCGAGATGTATTATTGCATCGGTGTTTCCAACTACAATTTGGAGAAATTTAATTCAGCTAAAAATGCTCTTTCTGAAGCGATCAAATTGTTAAAGAACTGGTCTGGACAAAATGATCGATTAAAAGAAGCTCGTCGATATTTGGAGAAAATAAATAATCTTTAA